The Klebsiella quasivariicola region CGTTGTATGCGCAGAATATCCTCGATGGTCTGGTGAAAGCCGACCCGGAAGATGAAGCGGCGCTGACCAATAGCGGCAAGCGCTATATCGACCAGCTGACGGCCCTCGACGGCTGGGCGAAAGGGCAGTTCAGCGCCATTCCGCAGGCAAAGCGCAAGGTCCTCACCAGCCATGACGCTTTCGGCTATTTTGGCCGCGCTTACAACGTGACATTCCTTGCGCCGCAGGGGCTTTCGTCCGAGAGCGAGGCCAGCGCGGCGCAGGTGGCGGCGCTGATTCAGCAAATCAAAACCGATGGCGTGCATACCTGGTTTATGGAGAACCAGCTGGACCCGCGGCTGGTGAAGCAGATTGCCAGCGCCACCGGCGCGCAGCCCGGCGGCGAACTCTATCCGGAAGCGCTGTCTAAGCCGGGCGGCGTGGCCGATAGCTACGTCAAAATGATGCGTCACAACGTTGAGCTTATCGCTAACAGCATGAAGTAACCGGTTGTCTGGTCGTCCTGGTTATCACAGGACGACCCATTTCTGGATCCCCCCTCGTAAAATCGCCACCTCGTCCCCATATCTCTGCCGAAAGTGCTATCTTTGATGGCCTCTTTATCCGGAGCAAAGCGGGGCGATAATGACCGATTCAGAATTAATGCAGCTAAGCGAGAAAGTTGGCGGGGCGCTGAAGGCGCGCGGCGCGACGGTGACCACCGCGGAGTCCTGTACCGGCGGATGGATAGCGAAAGCCATCACCGATATTGCCGGCAGCTCGGCGTGGTTTGAACGCGGTTTTGTGACTTATAGCAACGAAGCAAAATCGCAAATGATCGGCGTCAGCGAAGCGACGCTGCGCGACAACGGCGCGGTAAGCGAACCGGTGGTGGTGGAGATGGCGATTGGCGCGCTGCGCGCGGCGCGTGCGGATTATGCCATCTCCGTCAGCGGCGTTGCCGGGCCGGACGGCGGCAGCGAAGAAAAGCCGGTTGGGACGGTGTGGTTCGGCGTCGCCAGCGTGAGTGGGCAAGGGGTGACGCGGCGGGAATGCTTTGCCGGAGACCGCGAAGCGGTGCGTCGTCAGGCGACGGCCTATGCGCTCAATCTGCTCTGGCAACAATTTCTACAAAATACTTGATACTGTATGACTATACAGTATAATTGCCTCAACTGAACAAATATTAACGGCAAAGCGAACACGCTTTACCCTGCATGATTAGGAGTAACAATGGCGATCGACGAAAACAAACAGAAAGCGTTGGCGGCTGCACTGGGCCAGATCGAAAAGCAATTCGGTAAAGGCTCCATCATGCGCCTGGGTGAAGACCGCACCATGGATGTGGAAACCATCTCCACCGGTTCGCTTTCTCTGGATATTGCGCTGGGCGCTGGCGGTCTGCCAATGGGCCGTATCGTGGAAATCTACGGTCCGGAATCCTCCGGTAAAACCACCCTGACGCTGCAGGTTATCGCCGCAGCGCAGCGCGAAGGTAAAACCTGTGCGTTCATCGATGCCGAGCACGCGCTGGATCCAGTCTATGCACGCAAACTGGGCGTTGATATCGACAACCTGCTGTGTTCTCAGCCGGACACCGGGGAGCAGGCGCTGGAAATCTGTGACGCGCTGGCGCGCTCTGGCGCGGTTGACGTTATCGTTGTCGACTCCGTCGCGGCGCTGACGCCGAAAGCGGAAATCGAAGGCGAAATCGGTGACTCTCACATGGGCCTCGCGGCGCGTATGATGAGCCAGGCGATGCGTAAGCTGGCGGGTAACCTGAAGCAGTCCAACACGCTGCTGATCTTTATCAACCAGATCCGTATGAAAATCGGCGTGATGTTCGGTAACCCGGAAACCACTACCGGTGGTAACGCCCTGAAGTTCTACGCCTCTGTACGTCTGGACATTCGCCGCATCGGCGCGGTGAAAGAGGGTGACAACGTCGTCGGCAGCGAAACCCGCGTCAAAGTGGTGAAAAACAAGATCGCAGCACCGTTTAAACAGGCCGAATTCCAGATCCTCTACGGTGAAGGCATCAACTTCTACGGCGAGCTGGTTGACCTCGGCGTGAAAGAGAAGCTGATTGAGAAAGCGGGCGCCTGGTATAGCTACAACGGCGACAAAATCGGCCAGGGTAAAGCGAACGCAATCACCTGGCTGAAAGAGAACCCGGCGGCGGCGAAAGAGATTGAGAAGAAAGTGCGCGAGCTGTTGCTCAACAATCAGGATGCGAAGCCAGACTTCGTCGTTGACGACAACAGTGCAGAAGAAACCGAACAGGATTTCTGATATCGTCTGCAAGACTGACAGGGCTGCTTAGGCAGCCCTTTTGCTTTGTGAGATTATCGAGGTGCCTGTGACTGAACCTTCATCACGCCGCTCCGGCTATGCCCGTCTTCTGGACCGTGCTATCCGCATTCTGGCGATGCGCGACCACAGCGAGCAGGAGCTGCGACGCAAGCTGGTGGCC contains the following coding sequences:
- a CDS encoding metal ABC transporter substrate-binding protein, producing MKRSAIVVALALGLMAQGAMAKTLHVVSSFSVLGDMVQQVGGEHVHVDTLVGPDGDPHTFEPSPKDSALLSKADVVVVNGLGLEGWLDRLIKASGFKGELVVASMGVKTHTLDEDGKTVTDPHAWNSAANGALYAQNILDGLVKADPEDEAALTNSGKRYIDQLTALDGWAKGQFSAIPQAKRKVLTSHDAFGYFGRAYNVTFLAPQGLSSESEASAAQVAALIQQIKTDGVHTWFMENQLDPRLVKQIASATGAQPGGELYPEALSKPGGVADSYVKMMRHNVELIANSMK
- the pncC gene encoding nicotinamide-nucleotide amidase, which produces MTDSELMQLSEKVGGALKARGATVTTAESCTGGWIAKAITDIAGSSAWFERGFVTYSNEAKSQMIGVSEATLRDNGAVSEPVVVEMAIGALRAARADYAISVSGVAGPDGGSEEKPVGTVWFGVASVSGQGVTRRECFAGDREAVRRQATAYALNLLWQQFLQNT
- the recA gene encoding recombinase RecA — protein: MAIDENKQKALAAALGQIEKQFGKGSIMRLGEDRTMDVETISTGSLSLDIALGAGGLPMGRIVEIYGPESSGKTTLTLQVIAAAQREGKTCAFIDAEHALDPVYARKLGVDIDNLLCSQPDTGEQALEICDALARSGAVDVIVVDSVAALTPKAEIEGEIGDSHMGLAARMMSQAMRKLAGNLKQSNTLLIFINQIRMKIGVMFGNPETTTGGNALKFYASVRLDIRRIGAVKEGDNVVGSETRVKVVKNKIAAPFKQAEFQILYGEGINFYGELVDLGVKEKLIEKAGAWYSYNGDKIGQGKANAITWLKENPAAAKEIEKKVRELLLNNQDAKPDFVVDDNSAEETEQDF